Proteins encoded within one genomic window of Lampris incognitus isolate fLamInc1 chromosome 1, fLamInc1.hap2, whole genome shotgun sequence:
- the kcnip3b gene encoding Kv channel interacting protein 3b, calsenilin, protein MGIQGMELFAIGVVIILFMAVLKQFGILEPMSSFEDSSDSDLELSAVRHQPEGLDQLQAQTKFTKKELQSLYRGFKNECPSGLVDEETFKSIYSQFFPQGDATTYAHFLFNAFDIDRNGSIRFEDFVIGLSVLLRGSVTEKLNWAFNLYDINKDGYITKEEMLAIMKSIYDMMGRYTYPCVRDEAPSEHVDKFFQKMDRNRDGVVTIEEFIETCQKDENIMNSMQLFENVI, encoded by the exons ATGGGGATCCAGGGCATGGAGCTGTTTGCCATCGGCGTGGTCATCATCCTCTTCATGGCGGTGCTGAAGCAGTTTGGCATCCTGGAGCCCATGTCCTCCTTTGAAG aCAGCAGTGACAGTGATCTGGAGCTGTCGGCGGTGCGGCACCAGCCGGAGGGGCTGGACCAGCTGCAGGCTCAGACCAAGTTCACCAAGAAGGAGCTGCAGTCTCTCTACAGGGGCTTTAAGAAT GAGTGTCCCAGTGGATTGGTTGATGAGGAGACTTTCAAGTCCATCTATTCTCAATTCTTTCCCCAAGGAG ACGCCACTACCTATGCTCATTTCCTATTCAACGCGTTCGACATAGACAGAAACGGCTCCATCCGATTTGAGGACTTTGTCATCGGTCTGTCTGTGCTGCTCAGGGGCTCCGTCACTGAGAAACTCAACTGGGCTTTCAACCTGTATGACATTAACAAAGACGGCTACATTACCAAAGAG gAGATGCTGGCGATAATGAAATCAATCTATGACATGATGGGAAGATACACCTACCCCTGTGTACGGGACGAAGCGCCCTCTGAGCACGTGGATAAGTTCTTCCAG AAGATGGACAGAAACAGAGATGGCGTGGTGACCATTGAGGAGTTCATAGAGACGTGTCAGAAG